The Fictibacillus phosphorivorans genomic sequence ATTTTCAATCATTGTCAATTGGATATTGCAAAACAGATTGGAATCGATCCAAAGACTCCATTTATTATTGGTGCGAGTGATGGAGTGTTATCAAACCTTGGAGTTGATGCGATTGGTAAGGGTGAGATCGCAGTAACCATTGGTACAAGCGGCGCTATTCGTACAATAATTGATAAACCACAAACAGATGAAAAAGGAAGAATTTTTTGTTATGCCTTAACAGAGAACCATTGGGTCATCGGTGGCCCGGTAAATAACGGTGGTGTAGTCCTGCGTTGGATTCGCGATGAATTCGCTGCCTCAGAACTCGAAACAGCAAAGCGATTAGGAATCGATCCATATGAAATCCTTACAAAAATAGCCGAACGTGTTCGACCAGGAGCGGATGGTTTATTGTTTCATCCCTACCTCGCTGGTGAACGTGCTCCACTTTGGAATTCAGATGTTCGAGGCTCATTCTTCGGTCTAACGTTGTCTCATAAAAAAGAACATATGATCAGAGCTGCACTGGAAGGGGTGATTTATAACCTTTATACCGTGTATCTAGCATTGGTCGAATGTATGGATGAACCGGTAACCCGAATTCAAGCGACCGGTGGCTTTGCTCGATCAGAAACATGGCGTCAGATGATGTCGGACATTTTTGATACAGAGTTAGCCGTTCCTGAAGTTTACGAAAGTTCTTGCTTAGGGGCATGTATTCTTGGATTGTATGCAACAGGAAGAATAGAATCGTTCGAAGCAGCTTCAAACATGGTTGGGAGCACCTACACTCATACTCCAAATGAAGACGCGGTAAAAGAATATAGAGAATTGTTACCCATCTTTATTAGTCTATCTAGAAAACTAGAAGAAGATTATTCACGTATTGCAGCGTATCAAAGAAGTTTGATTCATAGAGAAAATTAGTATCAGGGGGATTTATCATGCCATTATTTATCGTAGCTTGTGGAATTTTAGCATTGTTAGTATTAATCATGTATTTCAAGTTAAACACATTTATTTCTTTGATCATCG encodes the following:
- the gntK gene encoding gluconokinase, coding for MTDIDSTQHRKSYMVGVDIGTTSTKAVLFNEKGEVLSQENIGYPLHTPDISTAVQNPEEIFQTVLQTLTNVVKKSDIPSKAISFISFSSAMHSVIAMDENDNPLTPCITWADNRSEAWARKIKMEFNGHEIYERTGTPIHPMSPLSKIAWIVNDQPEIGARAKKYIGIKEFIFHRLFNEYVVDHSLASAMGLMNLKNLEWDEEALRVAGINRDQLSTLVPTTTIFNHCQLDIAKQIGIDPKTPFIIGASDGVLSNLGVDAIGKGEIAVTIGTSGAIRTIIDKPQTDEKGRIFCYALTENHWVIGGPVNNGGVVLRWIRDEFAASELETAKRLGIDPYEILTKIAERVRPGADGLLFHPYLAGERAPLWNSDVRGSFFGLTLSHKKEHMIRAALEGVIYNLYTVYLALVECMDEPVTRIQATGGFARSETWRQMMSDIFDTELAVPEVYESSCLGACILGLYATGRIESFEAASNMVGSTYTHTPNEDAVKEYRELLPIFISLSRKLEEDYSRIAAYQRSLIHREN